The DNA segment GTGTTTTGGGTGAAAAGGTGATGAGGTGGTCTAAGGATATGAGAGTGTTTAATCAGTATGCTATACACTAGGGAAGCATCCAAGTTCATGTGAGTATTGTCACGAACTGGAAACAGCAGAGAATGCTTTTGATATTCAGCCAGTATAGTGAGGAAAGCAAAATGATAGATGGAGTGAGGGAACTGGGAAAGGTGGATAGTgatgaaaagaacattttgagcTTTGTAGATTGTCCAGGTGGGAAGACAGTTGTGGTGGGGGagttgtttttgtaaaatgtatttaaatgttttttaattattttttttttttacctgtgctGGGCTGTCAATAAGCATatacagataaataaatgagagagaggaccagaaggtggcagtaatgcatCAACTTGGACgccaacagaagaagaaggagacgGAAGTACGTCATGTGCATTTTTTATGTACATCCGATTCCCTGACGAGCATCCTTCTATTGATAAGCTGTTCTTCCAATAAATCTGAACCTGATTAAATTGCTATgggaaaaaagcacaaaaaacatAAACCGGAATGGAGGACTGTGGATGGTACTCAATGACTACTTTATTATTCACTATtgcagcatttctttttccttcccgCTGCTTTGTTTATTTAACTAGCTTAACATGGCTGACTAGACTGGCAAATGGAGCAGGTTTCTTTAGCTTTGCGTAAAGATCCGCCAGCGTTGTACTCATCATTGCTCTCGTTTATGCTGTTGGCAATTCCGATAAGAAGTCTAGAAAATGTTGATTAACGTTTATGTTTTTGTTGTCTTCGCTTGACCTGACTTGAGGCTATCTGATGTATTTATGGCAAAGCTAGAGAGCAACGTGTTTTCTCACACATTAGCCAGATCTAGTAATGCTATTAGTTTgggctttgttttttgttacaCCTGCAACACTTTCACGTTCAAAGAAAGCAGATTGTAAGTATccctgtgttgtttgttttgggtgTAGACTATGAAGACAAGGCGCTTGAGAAACCGTTGAAGCTTGTGCTCAAAGTGGGAGGGAGTGAGGTGACTGAACTGTCTGGTTCGGGCCATGATTCCAGCTACTACGATGACAGATCGGACCATGAACGCGAACGccacaaagagaagaagaaaaagaagaagaagaagtctgAAAAGGATAAAGACAAATATGTGGATGATGAGGAGAGAAGGCGTCGTAAGGTTTGTTGGGAAAAGTCTGCAAGTTTCTCAGTGCTgtggacttttttttgttgaaattttTTGCaaagaaatatatttttctcaactaggaagaaaagaggaagaagagagaacgAGAACAGAATGaatcagaagcagcagcagctactaCATCTGCCACTGGTGTGCCTGTTGAACCCTTCACTTTGTCCAAAACTATAAGTATATCATTAGAGGTGAGTGAAAACGGTCAACTAGGATCATCTGCACTTACAATCTTTTATAATGAGCTGGCTCATTATCTTATTAgccagaagagaagaaaaagaagaaagacagagatAGAGATTTTGAGATAGAACCTGAAGTGGAGGAGTTTCGACCCAATATGAAGGTGGAAATAGAACAATCGGGAGACAGACCGGTGCGAGCATGTAGGACGCAACAAGGTAAAaatatctgtgtgtctgtgcaagTGCAGTGTCTGTTTTCCAGCAAGTAAAAATGCTATTTGTTAAttgcatttgtgttgttttgtgcaaattttttatatttttccaACGCAGAGAACGAATCGACCCCACGTCAGCAACTGCTGGAACACTTTTTGAGGCAACTGCAGAGGTCAGGAAGCCGAATTCTTTCTAAATACATTAACTTGACACAGCATACTTCACAGTTCTTTAATGAGCCTTGATACTCAGTGATGGTCGTCAAGTTAGATTTTATAGTTATTTCCTCGTATTTGTAGGTGCGGCAGCTTTTAATTCAGTCACCTTTAGGCTTTTCATAGTTGAAGCCATTTTTAACAACAATTGTCCATCCTCATTTTTCCAGGAAAGATCCACATGGATTCTTTGCCTTTCCTGTAACGGAAGCAATTGCTCCGGGTTACTCAACATTTATCAAGCATCCTATGGACTTCAGCACCATGAAAGACAAGATTATAAACAATGAATACAATACAGTTACAGAATTTAAGGTGAGTATTCAATTTTACAACACTGTGATGTGCGCAAGTAAAGCTCTATCTATTCCTAAAGCTCTCTCTTACACCTCCCTGAATCACCTTCCAACCTTCAGGCGGACTTTAAGCTGATGTGTGACAATGCCACAGTGTACAACCGACCAGAAACTGTTTACTACAAAGCTGCCAAAAAACTGCTTCACACGGGATTCAAGATGATGAGCAAGGTAAAACTATATAGTAGAGAAATCATGTGGTGTTTAAATTCTAGCAAGTGAGACCCAGTAAAATACAGTAGAACCATCCTTGTTAGCTGGCCTATGACTTTTCCTTCATATGCTTACTGTCTATTGCTTATATCTATAGGAGCGGCTGTTGGCCCTGAAGCGCAGCATGTCGTTCATGCAGGATATGGACTACACCCAGCAGGTTGCCATTTTGGGAGACGAAGACCTGACAGCAGATATCCCACCTCCAGAGATAATCCCCCTCCCAGTGGAATCAGCCAAGAAGTCCAAGAAACAGCCAGTCAAAGTCATGAAGGAAGTCATCAGGTACTTCTGATGTTTGGCATCAATACCTTTAGTAAAATAATTCAtggg comes from the Takifugu rubripes chromosome 7, fTakRub1.2, whole genome shotgun sequence genome and includes:
- the brd9 gene encoding bromodomain-containing protein 9, whose amino-acid sequence is MGKKHKKHKPEWRTVDDYEDKALEKPLKLVLKVGGSEVTELSGSGHDSSYYDDRSDHERERHKEKKKKKKKKSEKDKDKYVDDEERRRRKEEKRKKREREQNESEAAAATTSATGVPVEPFTLSKTISISLEPEEKKKKKDRDRDFEIEPEVEEFRPNMKVEIEQSGDRPVRACRTQQENESTPRQQLLEHFLRQLQRKDPHGFFAFPVTEAIAPGYSTFIKHPMDFSTMKDKIINNEYNTVTEFKADFKLMCDNATVYNRPETVYYKAAKKLLHTGFKMMSKERLLALKRSMSFMQDMDYTQQVAILGDEDLTADIPPPEIIPLPVESAKKSKKQPVKVMKEVISYLYEPEGNACSVTDSTAEEHVLALVEHSADEARDRINRYMPSSKIGHLRKETDGSLLYTVVNQLDPDAEEEETHKVDLSSLSNKLLPGLTTLGFKDDRRHKVTFLSSAYNVQTLQNNSVFPDLQSDEIDMLYSAYGDETGVQCALSLQEFVKGCGSITKRWVDELLDKMTASDHLKAASQIREKRNMVAKPDEANSSVCDMQMSDGTGLGDSGSVLDFMSMKNYPDMSLDISMLNSLGKTVKKEPGHEEGQQHFDDTDKLLQEFQEAQVDRVGSRPSSNLSSLSNASERDQHHLGSPSHLGDQSEMVHDPYEFLQSPEPENTPNS